In Hymenobacter volaticus, the genomic window TTAGGCAGTTTTAAGCCCTTCTCCGAAAATTCAACTACAATCAACAAGCACAATGAGAAACTAAGGATGCAGGTATTCTCTAAAGTAATACATGATGAGCTTGAACGGATACCCAGCACACCACCGCTGATTGATCCAGTGCCACCTCATGTTCGCAGGCCTCAATGGTCAATAATGATTCCTACTTACAACTGCTTGACATTTTTGCAGGAAACTATTGAATGCGTATTGGCCCAAGCTCCAGGACCGGCAGAAATGCAGATAGTAGTAGTAGACGATTGCAGCACTGATGGGGATGTTGAGTCTTTGGTGAAACGTGTCGGTCAGAACAGGGTGGAGTATTTCTGTCAGAAGCGGAATGTGGGTAGTTTACGAAACTTTGAAACGTGTATAAACCTCTCGAGTGGGGAGTGGGTACATATCCTGCACGGAGATGACTTGGTTATGCCCGGGTTTTATTTGGAAATAGAGCAGCTCTTTCAACAATATCCTGAAACTGGTGCTGCTTTTACCAATTCAGCAAGCACTATTGGCAGTGATAGAAAACTGCATTTACGTCCCTTGCTAGCGTCATCTCCCGGTGTATTAAACGACTTTCTGATACAAAATGCACAGAAACTTCGCCTGCAACCGCCTTCCATTGTTGTAAAGCGGAAAGTATACGAGCAACTTGGTGGATTTTACGCGGTGCATTACGGCGAAGACTGGGAGATGTGGACTCGCATTGCCGCATACTACCCCGTAGCATATTCGCCTAAATGCTTAGCACTCTATCGGTATAGGATCAATAATAGCATCACCCAATTAGCTATTACAAATGGACAGAATATACGTGACATTATTAAAGTAATTGATATTATGCAAGGCTATGTTCCAGCGAGCGAGCGAGAAAAATTAAAAACAAATGCTCGACGTGAATACGCATTGTATTGCGTATCACTAGCCAACTCATTGATGGAAACCAATAGAGCCGCTGCCTTGATTCAGGCTCGAGGCGCGTTAGAAATGAGTACAGATTTTCAGGTTTATCTTGCTTTTATAAAATACTTTATAAAATATATAATTGGTTATGAAAAATTCCGTGATCTGTGGCAGAAATAGCCACTTTTGATTCATCACGGCTATAAATGAAGTAAGCAAACATCGTAGCAAATCACGAATGGACATAGATAAGGAATGGGATTGGCAGATAGAAAGTCATACAAGCTGGTGGGGTTCTAGTCTAATTGAGTTGTGGGAGTATCGATACTTGACAGTAGGCTTAGTGCGCCGAGACTTCTTGCTAATATATCAACAAACTATTCTAGGGCCTCTTTGGGTATTGCTTCAGCCAGTGTTGACAATGCTCACCTATGTGCTAGTCTTTGGCAATGTCGTTGGCATTTCAACTGGCGACGTACCAGCGGTCTTATTTTATTTTGCAGGAATTGTCCTTTGGAACCTGTTCAACGATGCTTTCCTAGGTATTGCTGCTACTTTTAGAGATAATGCTCAAATATTCGGCAAGGTTTATTTTCCCCGCCTAATTATTCCTATTTCCCGCCTTACGGGTTATTTTCTGCACTTCGGAATTCAGTTTGGGCTACTGTTACTAATGCTTGCGTGGTATGTAGTATTTCGAGGTTTACCCCTGCCCGCCACCTCGTGGCTGTTGTTTGTGCCGATAGCTATATTGTTGGTTGGGACTATTAGCTTGGCCCTGGGCTTGTTGTTTTCCGTCCTAACGGCTAAGTACCGCGACATAACATACTTGATTAGTATGGG contains:
- a CDS encoding glycosyltransferase family 2 protein, encoding MLVACIKYAFSNTSIGCLGSLSADWLQALGSFKPFSENSTTINKHNEKLRMQVFSKVIHDELERIPSTPPLIDPVPPHVRRPQWSIMIPTYNCLTFLQETIECVLAQAPGPAEMQIVVVDDCSTDGDVESLVKRVGQNRVEYFCQKRNVGSLRNFETCINLSSGEWVHILHGDDLVMPGFYLEIEQLFQQYPETGAAFTNSASTIGSDRKLHLRPLLASSPGVLNDFLIQNAQKLRLQPPSIVVKRKVYEQLGGFYAVHYGEDWEMWTRIAAYYPVAYSPKCLALYRYRINNSITQLAITNGQNIRDIIKVIDIMQGYVPASEREKLKTNARREYALYCVSLANSLMETNRAAALIQARGALEMSTDFQVYLAFIKYFIKYIIGYEKFRDLWQK
- a CDS encoding ABC transporter permease, encoding MDIDKEWDWQIESHTSWWGSSLIELWEYRYLTVGLVRRDFLLIYQQTILGPLWVLLQPVLTMLTYVLVFGNVVGISTGDVPAVLFYFAGIVLWNLFNDAFLGIAATFRDNAQIFGKVYFPRLIIPISRLTGYFLHFGIQFGLLLLMLAWYVVFRGLPLPATSWLLFVPIAILLVGTISLALGLLFSVLTAKYRDITYLISMGVRLFMFITPIIYPLNRVPVQWRWVVQLNPLTPLFELFRRALLGQGTVQFSQLAYSGTFATILLLAALLLFNKQGDRLIDIL